A window of Roseburia hominis A2-183 genomic DNA:
TCAAGCATTTGCTGTATTGTATTTTTATAGTATATCAGTGTTTTTTCTGAACAACCTTCAATCCTTTTTGCAGAAAGAAATACTTCCAAATAATCCACTTCTTTTTTCTCTGTATCAGCTTCTTGTTTGGCTTCAATGGAAACATTATAAAGATATATCTCCAATGTAGTCTTCAACTTGCTTAATTGTTCATTATTTAGTGACGAAATCATCTCTCTTATGATCTCTGATATTATTTTCTCTTTCATGTGTTTCTCCTTTATATGTGAGAACCACCATGAAGTGGAGTTCTTGTATTTGCTCTCGCCACTTTCAAGAGTTATTTTTTATATTATAAATGATTATTTATCATATCAATCTTCGATGGTGGTCTGACCATTCATTAACATTGGAAGAAGCCAGTCTCTGAGAGTGATAAGCTGCACATTTTCTTTGGTGTTGCTATTGATAAGATTATATATAGGTAATATTGAATCATTGAACTGATTTAACAGTGATTGTGGTGGAATAGGCACAATCAAATTTTTCAGAGTTTCTTGACTTACATTCTTCAAAATGGAACCACCGGTTTGAGTTGCGGAACTACCTTCAAATTGTCTTAAATATAATGTTAAGTAGTTTTGTAAGGTATTATCAGATGGTGTACAACAAATAATAAATCCACAAAAAATTATATTACTACTTGGATTGCATAATATTCTTGTAGCTCCTGGTATCCCACTACGGGCAATGATAATGCTATCATCAGATACATAGTATTTATCACCTTGTTGCTTTGGAAGACATATCTCATCAAAATTGCTTTCGTCAAGAAAAAGCGTAGAAGATGAAATGTTTCGTACATTAATAATTTTATATATGGTATTACCATCAACATTTTTGTCGTAGTTAATACCGTTACGAAAAGAGCATATTGTCCCCAGTGGCTTAACTTTCCAATCGGCTGGAATTAGATGATTAATCATTTTATTCCATACCATTAGCCCATTTGAAGCCTTGTATGGTTGTCCGTCCTCGTTAGGAAAATTATATTGAGTGAACCAATAATCATACAACAGCTGGAGTTGCTGCTCTAAATAATCATTTATCTCCTTATTTTTTTGAATTTTGCACTCAACAGCATAAAGCATATCCCCAATTCTTACCTGTTCTTCATAAATTGGCAAGTAAACATCCAAAAACGTAAAAATATCCTCATTAAAACTTGCTCTCAAAGTCATAAAGGCATTATTAGTTACAGCTTTACGAAACAATTCACTTCTAAAATAAAATGCCATGTACTTGGGATATGCTATTCCTTCTTTCTTAGGTCTAAGGCGTTTTGTAAATCCACTATAAGTTGCTTTTGGATAATCCTTTACTGCTACACAACTCATAGCTAGTTCGTCTATTGTTTCACTTGTTCGTGTAATAAGGACATCTCCTGCTTTTATCGAATATATCTCCTGTTCTTTCTCATTTGTATCCATCAAATCAAATAACTCATCTGGCAAAAAATAATTATTAAAGACCGTGCTAAAAGATACAAATGGTGCACCATGTCCAGCCTGTTCTTTTGTAGATGAAATTCCGGAACTCATCTCATATAAATCAGATAAAGCATATTTTGTAATCCTACTCATATTTCACCTTCTTTAACTGTTCCAAAATTTCTGTCTGCAGTGCATTTCCCTCAGCAAACAATTCCGTTAATTTTTCTGTATATCCATCCATTTTTTTCTGAAACTCTTCTTGTGTCAGCTCAACATATTCAATCTTTACTTCAAAATACTGTCCTGCGCTGAATGAACATTTTTTCTGCTCTATCTTGTCATAATCTACAACCACAGAAAAATCATCCTTTGTTTCAAAGTTATTAAAGGTATCGATAATATTCTCTATTTCTTCTGGTGATAAAACCGTTCTTTGGTTTTTTCCATCTACCTTAATCTTTGTTCCAAGTTTAGATGCATCCATTAAGATTGCCTGCTCATACTTCTTTGAATTGTCTAAAAATAACACAGATACATTTGTTCCTGTCGTAGCAAAAATATTGCTTGGCATTGAGACAACACCTCTGAGCATTCTGTCTTCAACAATGCGTTCTCGTATTTTCTTAGGGATTCTAGTTCCTGCTGTTAGAAATCCTGTTGGAACTACTACGGCTGCTCTGCCACCATTCTCTTTCATGGAAAAAATAATGTGCTGTAAGAACATCTGATAGATTGCCATGCTATCCTTGTTCTTATTTGGTACATTAGGCACTCCAGCCCAAAATCTTTCTTTATAAATATCTCCCGCAAGAGTATCTCTGTTATCAGAAAAATCCACATTAAATGGAGGATTGCTAACAATATAATCAAATTTCATCAAACCATTTTTCTGACGGTTCAAATGCTGTGGAGAAAGAAGTGTATCTCCATGCACTACATGACCAAGTGAATGTACCAAGTTATTTAAAATAAGATTGAGTCTCAAAAATTCATTAGACTTTTGAGAAATATCCTGTGTATAAATCGTACAATTACTTTCGCCAATTTCATGTGCAAGTGCAAGTACCAGAGTTCCAGAACCTGCTGCCGGATCATATACGGTTACATTCTGCACACCTTCCGGCACCATAATTCTTGCAATAATACTTGCAATAGAATGTGGTGTATAATATTCTGCATACTTGCCAAAATCCTTGTTATAATCCTTAATCAGATACTCAAAAATAG
This region includes:
- a CDS encoding restriction endonuclease subunit S, yielding MSRITKYALSDLYEMSSGISSTKEQAGHGAPFVSFSTVFNNYFLPDELFDLMDTNEKEQEIYSIKAGDVLITRTSETIDELAMSCVAVKDYPKATYSGFTKRLRPKKEGIAYPKYMAFYFRSELFRKAVTNNAFMTLRASFNEDIFTFLDVYLPIYEEQVRIGDMLYAVECKIQKNKEINDYLEQQLQLLYDYWFTQYNFPNEDGQPYKASNGLMVWNKMINHLIPADWKVKPLGTICSFRNGINYDKNVDGNTIYKIINVRNISSSTLFLDESNFDEICLPKQQGDKYYVSDDSIIIARSGIPGATRILCNPSSNIIFCGFIICCTPSDNTLQNYLTLYLRQFEGSSATQTGGSILKNVSQETLKNLIVPIPPQSLLNQFNDSILPIYNLINSNTKENVQLITLRDWLLPMLMNGQTTIED
- a CDS encoding HsdM family class I SAM-dependent methyltransferase, with amino-acid sequence MTTEAIIANTKQMIDDLKTVCTNFGLGNASSEYKIITEIFLYKFLNDKFIYEVQQADEELKNSENVEQALNIMSEDDYEMLMMLLPPATAKLKREHFISYLFNHKNDEKFNELFDSTLWDISNTNLDVFSVSTGSGDKIRLFDQNLSQNVTESNRRSDFCKAMIDKLVTFSFAEAFSQKYDFFATIFEYLIKDYNKDFGKYAEYYTPHSIASIIARIMVPEGVQNVTVYDPAAGSGTLVLALAHEIGESNCTIYTQDISQKSNEFLRLNLILNNLVHSLGHVVHGDTLLSPQHLNRQKNGLMKFDYIVSNPPFNVDFSDNRDTLAGDIYKERFWAGVPNVPNKNKDSMAIYQMFLQHIIFSMKENGGRAAVVVPTGFLTAGTRIPKKIRERIVEDRMLRGVVSMPSNIFATTGTNVSVLFLDNSKKYEQAILMDASKLGTKIKVDGKNQRTVLSPEEIENIIDTFNNFETKDDFSVVVDYDKIEQKKCSFSAGQYFEVKIEYVELTQEEFQKKMDGYTEKLTELFAEGNALQTEILEQLKKVKYE